The genomic region aatgtacTTGCACGGATCTTGATACGAAGAATGGATGGCTAGATAAGAGGGGCCTAGGTGTAGGTGCTCTAAAATATATTTTCGGAGCAGAGAGGAACGACCTAGCACAGAGTTTCCGCATAGGAACAGCAGGCGGCGGCGACCATCCCATCAGTGGTGATGGAGCCGTTACCCAATCGTCGGGTAAGCACCCCCCTCTCACCTGAGCTATGCTCGTCTTCTCCCCTACCTTCCTAGGTCTTCTTCTCCCTCATGAAACCCTTacatttttggggataaattttgCCGTTGATCGATGTATTTTTGTTTAGGATCCTATTTTTTGGGACGTTTGTGTTGTTATTACTTAGGTTCTGCGCTTGATTTTGACATGTGTTTAAGGCCTTGTCCCTTGTGTCGGTATAAATTTTGTTTCAGCAACATATCTGATTATTATCCTTTATCCAACTTTCATGCCAGCTACTTGATGCTAAAATCTAATGGGAACAATATCTACCATGTTTTTGTGTTGGTGATCTCATGCCGAACTTGCTTCATTTAAATTTGGGTTCAAAAGTTAACAATTTTAGAAAAGTgtgaatttttttgacattttcagaaAAATGTGAAATAATTTCAGTAAATACTACATATATTCAATACTAATCTAGGAAAGTTTCGGCTCAACTGGACCACAGGTTTTGGAGATAATGACAGTCTAATATGTTGGCTGATGTGGCCGGTTTTATTGCCACATGTGCACTTACGAGCGGGACCCATTTGTCAGTAATTATGTCAATGCATCCAAATACTAGATTAGACCTATCTGCAATGTATTACACCAATATGCGGTGTTTTCCGCAACAAACCCGTATAGTAGGTGTTTTGCGCAACACCAGCCCCAATAAGTGGTGGTTTGTGCAATCCAGAGAGAGTCCAGGAGGATGTTTTGATCCTCAAGTTATTGCGCACTGGGCGCTGGCTTAGCGTGGCgaggagatgagatgagatgagatgggatgatcagctgctgctgctgcctgctGCATGTCGTGGGCAAGTGCAGAGAACGTGTGTTGCAGGCGTTGCAGGAGACTAGGAGAGGGTGGTGCTACGTGCTGGTTGCCTGCCTGGCTCCTCGGCTGTTGGATGCTCGGAGCAATCGGCCTTCTGAATAAAACTGTCCTACCCCCGCAAAAAACAAGAAATAATGAAACTGCCCTAAATGTACTATTTGAATGCAGCATGTGTGTGAGTATGTGCGTTTGTAAAGGTGAGTGTACGTGCGTATGTATGAGCGTCCGCGTCTGCACTGTATTAAaaaatgaaaagaagaagaaaacatgtAATAACCTTAGTAAAGGAAAAAATGATCAAAGGGCAATGGATGATTTGGGCCTTCTGATGGGCCAAGTCAGCTTGGCCCATTGCATTGTAAACATGGTCAATGTGCACCATGGACCAAACTCACCGTAAGATATTATTTGCATGGGCCATTGGTGGTAGAAGCAAGACACCTTACATACAAGTGTGTTAGAGGGCCCATGCATGAACTTTAGTAGCACCTCTATTAATCATGAAAAACTTTAATAAAATTAGGAAGCACTGATACTGCAtgcattttctttttctttgcatGAAAACTTCCAATGTATTCATCTTCAATCACGACTGCATGCATTTACCCTGTCCCATCTAACTTTTTGGATCAAACTTTAATCCAAAAATGGAGAAACTAAAAATACGCGCATTTGATCTCAATAGTAGCAAATTTGAATTTGTTGTCAATGGTATTTTAGAAAATACCATTCAAAGAAGTATTTTTGAGTTCTTTTTTGGTATGTCAAATATTGGATTCAATATGCATTTGCAACTTCGGTCTATATGATACATACATGTTGTCTTTATATTCTTGTGATATACAAAAGTTTTTTAAATTACTATTGACATAGAAATTTTGCTATATGTGAAGAACATAGCCTAGAGTCTGTAAGATTTTGGTATAATTCCAGCACTTCAGATTCGGCAATAATATATTTGTAATCTATGCATACAATGTACTAATCGATAACGGGTTCACTATATATATGCAAGGACTTAACCAATCAAGTTTCAAAAAGAGTCAATCTGGTTTTTAACGATGATGAAAACCATTTCAGAAATTACTCAAGTAGCAGTGGTCCGATACTCCCATCAGAAATCAGAACGGTCATGTTTCTTCTGCCCTTGATAATTTACACGTACGGCACATTCGTACTCTCAAACTTTTCCCGGTAAAATTCACACAGCACATGCTGCTGCATCGCGCGCACGCAGCTGATCATCAGCAACCGACGGCGGCGGACGGGCAATAAACGGCCAGCTCACAGGCTGGGCACCCTCTCGGCGGCGCCGGAGATGACGGTGAGCAGGTTGTTGCCGAAGGGGTCGCTGAGGTGCGCGCACAGGTTCTCGAAGGGGCCCTCGCCGGTGACGTAGGCCTGGATGAAGAAGCCCAGCATGGAGAACATGGCCAGCCGCCCGTTCTTGATCTCCTTCACCTTGAGCAGCGCCGCCTGGTCGGGGTCGGTGGCGAGGCCGAGCGGGTCGAATGGGCCACCGGGGTGGAGCTTGTCGTCAAATTCCTGCCGGAGAAGTTGACCAAACCGTTGGTCACTACAAGGACGCCTGGCTGCGGCAACGCATATCTATGTTTCAGGATACTGACCAGCCCGTTGGTGATCCTGTAGTACTCGGCGCCTCCGACGAGGACGACCTcggcgacgacggcgaggatgAGGTTGATGGGGATGCTGTTGCCGAAGTAGTTGAGGGTGTTCCCGTCAAGGAGCAGGGCGCCGGTCTGCAGGATGTATGTTGTTTATGGCACCGTGAGCTCAAACTTCCAAAGTTCTGAATCTGAAGCCGTGAGAAATGACGATCTGCATTCAGCAATTACCTTGAACCAAACTGCCTCGGGACCGCAGTTTGCGCCGAACTTGTTGAGCGCCTCGGGGATGATGAATCCGGCGGCGCCGAGCATGGCCCACCTGGCATGGATGAGCTCAAAGGCCTGGTACCTGCAGCATTGAGGTGTAGAGCAGGATCGCTTAGTCGAGAGAATATGTTCTGAAATTTGACAGAACACTTCACAGATTAGTCTATACTTGCAAAATGCAGATTACTACTGTCTGTACTTACTTGGCGAAGTCCTCTGGCTTCTTGCCCAGGCCAAAAGGATCATAGCCGTAGCTGCAACTCCAAAGGGAAAGCAAGCAATTAGTTCAGATGGATATCACTTATGCTTACATACATGAGCATTTCAGTTATGTGAGAACTTGTGATGTACTCCATGCTGCTAAAGGAAACAGTATTGTGCTTTGCTCTTGCAGAGCTATGACAAAGCATGACTGATGTGTATGGTGTGTAGAGTAAATGGAGTTGAGGCCTATGACTTACTCTCCGGGAACCTCTCCGTTGAGGTACTCCGGCACCTCCGACCGGTCAAGGAGACCGTTGGGCAAGTAGATCCTCCTGTCAGGACCTGAAACAAAATAGAAGACAGATTTAGACACACACGAATATTCAGAACTGAACAAGTTATCTGATAAGAGTGAAATCTCAGCTGAGAGCCCGTCAGATTTCTTTGTACTCACCGTACCACTTGGCGAGCTCGTCGTCGATGCCCACGCTCGAGGTGGCCACGGGGGCGGGCTTCGGCTTCGGGGCGGGCTTCTTCTTGAAGCGATCAAAGAGGGAGACGATCTTCTGTGCGCCAGCAGTTGGTGCCGCTGTGGCGTACCTGGAGGAGCCGGCGAAGTTGAGCCGGGTGCCGAGCATCTTCGTCGGAGCGAGCGCCGCCATTGCCTCGAGCCCAAAGTTGAGGGAGAAGGGGCGTGCTCAGCTCAGCAAGAAGGGAGGATGTGATGGGTGGTTGTGGAGGGAAATGTGGGGTAGTTTAAATGGTTGGAAATGAGGATTGGAGGATGTTGTGGGCCCATCAAGGATAGGCCAAGGGGGCTGTGATTGGCTCAGTATTCAGGAGGGCTATCTGTTGCTTGGGCCTGATTGGGCGGTATGTGCTGACTTGGCAGATGAGGGTGCTGATGTGGCACCATTAGGGCCGCTTGCTATCTCGTTTATCAGGAGCCATGAGATACCAATTGGTCCAAACATAACAGATAGGGACAGATATCCAATGAGAGATGGAGAGAACCAAGACAAGAGTTCCAGACCACACACACCCCCGAGAGTTCCATCACAATTTGACAGCACCAAATCAGGCTCAAGTTTTAGCAGATGAGATGAGCAAAACCAGTAACAGAACATAAGCCGACATGTACAACGATCATAAAAATCTTCATCGGTTTGAATTTTCTTTCTTAACTACCACAATGTTCAACATTTCCAGAATTTCAAACAATCCCTATAGCATAATGTCAGAACCCTACTTGAATACAAACCTACTTACAAATGTTCAAAATGGGATATTAATGTGACACGGTAGTCTCTATCCAACTAATCACCATCTAAGATAGCAAATAGCAGCAGCCATCTGGTGGTGCAGCTCAGTGCCATTTTTCAATCTGTTTTGAAGTTGCGGTGGCAAGCTTTTTGGTGTTTACAACCAACTCGTCAAACAAACCGGCAATGGTGTCCCTGGAATAGAGAAGAGGAGGAAAGGGTGAGCAACCATGGAACAATACACATTCTTTTGCATGCAAATTGAAGTTATCTTCCGGGTGTGGCAAATGCCATAAGGTAGCAACTTGACGAATTTCAACCATGAGAAACAAAGATTAAGTTATGCGAGGGTGATATAATACTTAGTTTCCTTCTCATCCCAAACAGAGAACTTGCACAGATCTTCAAGATTTCAAAGTAAACATCAAATCAAATTATGTTCTATTTTAGACTACAATTTtcagaaatgttggcatattagtGCAGTAAAACACATGTGCATTAACTGAGAGAGGAATGAGTAGTGTTGGGGCCTCAACTTGATTTTTAACCATGACAAAACAAAACTGATTAAGTTATGTCTAATACGAGAAAAAATGCAGTTTTTGTTCATATAAAACAGAATCTCAAACAATTAGTGCTGAAATAGCTCAAATTCTGAAATTAATACTAACAAATCTGTTTTCTGTAACATCCTACCAGGTCTATTTATTCAAAACCCTCATGCTGTCAGAAATAGAGTAATAGCACAGTTTGATATTGTAGTTTATGTCAGAAGTCACGAATGAGATGctatttttgtttgtttttgtgggcATAGTTACATTATGCGTACACGAGATACTTGGATGTCACTTCAAATATCCCACTGTTGCACCTGTTACCATCCTGATAGAGAATGAGATTGTGAAGAATCTGCACTGGTCCTCTAAAAGCTCGTGGGTTCAGGCTTCAGGGATTAGGTTGTGTGATTAGATTCCTCCAGGCAATTTGCACCGTTTCGGCCTTTCGGGATCGTTTTCAGCAAGACACGACACAATCATTAAGTTAGCATTAGTTCCCATAGAAATGCCATTTTACAATGTTTAGTGAGGAACACAAAAAAATTGGTGTGGTTTTCCATGGTTTGCACTTATCGCTAAATATTTCCACTTCATTTTAGGCGTTCAAGTAATCAAGTGTTGCATGCCTATAATATGTGTATAGTTTATGAGTCTGGACGAAACAAGTAGTGCTAATAGGGGTGTTCAAAAATGGTCTCAGTTCAACCAGTCATTAGTGAACCATCGCATATAAATTTTCGAAATGGCACCACTGCTGACATCACATGGAAAGAAGGAAAATGAACTATGGCTTCACAGCCGGTTTTGGACGTGTTGGGATCAATCCATACTTGAACACTCTTAGGTGCTAATATGTTACGGTAAAATAATATAACTATAAGGTCATATTGTAATGCCAAATGTGGGCCAGGATGGAGCTTAAGTTAAAATAGATTTGGCTCTGGCATGGAATTGACCACTCTGTTCATTTTCTTCCTTTTGTCTTTCACACTGCAATACTGAGTAAAGCTCTTGTTCTGGGGTATTCCAGTCAAACTGCCAATCACCCCAGTTTGGATAACTATTATGTGGGAATGCTTGAAGATATCTTTTCATTTCAAAGCATAAGCAAAGCTTGTTTAAGGTTCTTTCTCCAATCTCATTTGGTAAGCTACGTATTTTAAGTTCAAACAACATCAATAAAAAAAAGATACACAAGTCAATTTTCTGTTGTTCTTTTAGCAACTACTGGGAGTGTTTGTTTCAAGCCAGTTGGTATAATTCCACTTTACCCTCCAGATTGCTCTTCTTCCAAATTCACTTACATGACCAACTGTAACTAGAGTAAAAACTTCAAAGATAATAGATATTACAAGGTTAGGCAACAAGGCATAGCACGTATAGGAATGTCTGTTGCACAAATCCCTCTAAATATTTCATGCCCATACAGTACTTACTTAGGCAGATTTGGAGTTTCCTGGAATATTTTACCAACGTTTGAATGTCTTTTCTTTTCATCACGAGCAATTCCTTTGCCCAAGCCATAACCAAAACCAAATCCTATACCGCAGCCAGCTCCAACTCCGAAGCCTAAAGTGAGTCCAGGAAATCCATAACCTAATCCTGCACCTACATTATTCATGAAAAAGATAAAATTATACAGAGTTCATTAAAAAAATGAGACAAACAATAGGGGAGGGAGGAGATTCCAATGAATCAATGAACTGTATATAAAAGATGGATTAGCTTTGGAAAAAAAAGAGCTCAACATTTTTACGCATTAAAAAACTTGTCGGTATGCCATCTTAAGCTTATTTCAATGCAAGAAAATAAATATGCAAGCATTCTTCTACCTTATATTTCTGATAGCAAACGACAAGGGAGCAAAAGAATAGATCTCACCATGTGATATACCATTCAATGATCACACTTTTAACAACTACAAAACTTTCAGAATTTATAAATTTCATACAAGAAATATACCCAATTGAGTATGGCATATCTATAGTTGCAACTATAGTTTGGAGAGAAGAAACATTGTCTCAATTTGTATAGGGGCACACTATACAATTACTGAAGTGTTATTCAGTAATAGCTAACCACTTGAATAGATCAATATTCTTGCTTGCATCGTCATGTTTACTTCTTTACACACTACATCGACAATTATCTAAAGCAACAAAGTAAGAAAAGTTAAAAGTTTTGATTGCTCAAAATTTTAAAATGGGCCCCAAGTGTTTAATAATACACTTTGAACAGCACTTATAATACATTCCTTAACATTTACAGAAAATAAAACTACAATAATTTTCATACCATCGATCTTGCCTTAATGATATTTTAGCTATGTATGCATTGGTGTCTCTTGTGATGATGTGAATGTCTTGGATGACACATCTTAAATTCTCAGAGTTCAAGTGGCCAACACGCTATTCAGTCTACACTGTATTTGTCAGAAAGTTTAATGATACAGGCAAGTGGACTATCTGGGCGCAGTAATTAGGATAAACCTTGGCTAAACCGTCGGAAGCCAAATTGTCATACATCCAAGTCCAATGTTGTTACACCACTTGCCAAGCCATAAGTATCTAAAATTACTGCCGACGCATTAAACAAAATTATCCCAATCTGTGAAAACATCCCCATTAAGAAATTTGTGTCATATATGCCTATATACATGTATGCCTCCCTAATGAGGCTGCTCTAACCAGATGAGTCCGAGAGCAAACCCTAGCCCTGCTCTATTAAACCCCATCATGACTAACTTCAAAACAAGTCACAATCTGAACAAGAACTACTAGCAATTATCAATATTTTGAACCGTGGAGGACAGGAGCATCTGAACCTGGCAATAACCATCCAATCAACCAACGAGACAGAAACCAGGGCACGGAAGCGATATGGCGCTCAAGTAGCACAATCCGCCGAATCAATCAGCCCGCCAAGAGCGCAGGGTAACGCGGAAACAAGGAGCTGGAAAGAAAGGAGTACAAAGGTTGAACTGTacaggaagggggaggaggaggaggaggaggagggttttACCGCCGAAGAAgccgactccggcgccggcgccgcaGCCTATGCCGAGCCCGAAGGCGGGGCCGATCTTGCCGAGCTCCCTTGAGGTGACCTCCGGCAGCCTCCAGAGGAGCCCCTTCTCACCCCCGTTTCTcttcgccgcccccatcgccttcccctctctgctctcctctctctccctgaccCGGTCGTATAAGATTTTTTCCCCTCCCTGTCGCGTTTATTCGTGTTGAACTGAAAGGGGTCAGGACCCGGGGTCTGATCCCAGATGACCCGTTGGGGACTCTGGTAGTCTTGTGTGACTTTTTTTTTGAAACACTTTCAATCGATTTTCCTTTTATCAAAAGAgagggtttcctccgatttcattagcGAAACCATCAAAAGGATATCATATATCACAAATCCAGGCCATAATCTATTTAATCTACCAGAAGCTAGACAAGTTCAAAGGTTTAGACGACATAACAGAACACAATCCACACACTACGGGGCGCAACCCGCGGATTGAAAGCAATAAACAAAGTCTAGACGAAAGCAGCATATGCATAGACATAAATCGTTGAAGAAGTCAAGATACACAGGTAGCTCACATCCATCGTCGCCACGATAGACGAAGGAAAGATAACCCAACGCTTTTTTTAGTTTTCCAGCCTTTGCACCCCTGGTCTTCAGTCCTGCGACGCACGATAGATTTCATTTGTCACCCGCTCGATTATTTTTGC from Triticum aestivum cultivar Chinese Spring chromosome 4A, IWGSC CS RefSeq v2.1, whole genome shotgun sequence harbors:
- the LOC123086754 gene encoding chlorophyll a-b binding protein CP26, chloroplastic; the encoded protein is MAALAPTKMLGTRLNFAGSSRYATAAPTAGAQKIVSLFDRFKKKPAPKPKPAPVATSSVGIDDELAKWYGPDRRIYLPNGLLDRSEVPEYLNGEVPGDYGYDPFGLGKKPEDFAKYQAFELIHARWAMLGAAGFIIPEALNKFGANCGPEAVWFKTGALLLDGNTLNYFGNSIPINLILAVVAEVVLVGGAEYYRITNGLEFDDKLHPGGPFDPLGLATDPDQAALLKVKEIKNGRLAMFSMLGFFIQAYVTGEGPFENLCAHLSDPFGNNLLTVISGAAERVPSL
- the LOC123086755 gene encoding protein TRIGALACTOSYLDIACYLGLYCEROL 5, chloroplastic; translated protein: MGAAKRNGGEKGLLWRLPEVTSRELGKIGPAFGLGIGCGAGAGVGFFGGAGLGYGFPGLTLGFGVGAGCGIGFGFGYGLGKGIARDEKKRHSNVGKIFQETPNLPKDTIAGLFDELVVNTKKLATATSKQIEKWH